Proteins from a single region of Pseudomonas sp. BSw22131:
- a CDS encoding ABC transporter permease — translation MTLSPLNRRRFARFKANKRGWWSLWLFLILFGLSLGAELIANDKPLAVRYDGQWYFPVIERYPETTFGGEFPLEANYKSPYIKELLAAKGGWTLWAPIPFSYQSINYDLKVPAPAPPSRENLLGTDDQGRDVLARVIYGFRVSVLFALTLTVLSSIIGVIAGALQGFYGGWVDLVGQRFLEIWSGLPVLYLLIILASFVQPNFWWLLGIMLLFSWMSLVDVVRAEFLRGRNLEYVRAARALGMQNGAIMFRHILPNAMVSTMTFMPFILTGAIGTLTALDFLGFGLPAGSPSLGELVAQGKSNLQAPWLGISAFAVLALMLSLLVFIGESARDAFDPRK, via the coding sequence TCGCACGCTTCAAAGCCAATAAACGTGGCTGGTGGTCGTTGTGGCTGTTCCTCATTCTGTTCGGCCTGAGCCTGGGCGCCGAATTGATCGCCAACGACAAACCGCTCGCCGTGCGCTACGACGGCCAGTGGTATTTCCCAGTGATAGAGCGCTACCCGGAAACCACCTTCGGCGGCGAATTCCCGCTGGAAGCCAACTACAAAAGCCCTTACATCAAGGAGCTGCTGGCGGCCAAAGGCGGCTGGACGTTGTGGGCGCCGATCCCCTTCAGCTACCAGAGCATCAACTACGACCTGAAAGTCCCGGCCCCGGCCCCGCCGTCCCGGGAAAATCTGCTGGGCACTGACGATCAGGGCCGCGACGTACTGGCGCGGGTGATTTATGGCTTCCGGGTCTCGGTACTTTTTGCACTGACGCTGACCGTGCTGAGCTCGATCATCGGTGTGATCGCTGGCGCGCTACAGGGGTTCTACGGCGGCTGGGTAGACCTGGTTGGCCAGCGCTTTCTGGAGATATGGTCAGGCCTGCCGGTGCTGTATCTGCTGATCATCCTCGCGAGCTTCGTGCAGCCCAACTTCTGGTGGCTGCTGGGCATCATGCTGCTGTTCTCGTGGATGAGCCTGGTGGACGTGGTCCGGGCCGAGTTTCTGCGCGGGCGTAACCTGGAATACGTGCGCGCAGCGAGGGCTCTGGGCATGCAAAACGGCGCAATCATGTTCCGCCACATTCTGCCCAACGCCATGGTTTCGACCATGACCTTCATGCCGTTCATTCTCACTGGCGCGATCGGCACCCTGACTGCGCTGGACTTCCTGGGCTTCGGCCTGCCCGCCGGATCGCCCTCGCTGGGCGAACTGGTCGCGCAAGGCAAATCCAATCTGCAAGCGCCCTGGCTGGGCATCAGTGCTTTCGCTGTACTGGCGCTGATGCTCAGCCTGCTGGTGTTCATCGGTGAATCCGCTCGCGATGCGTTCGACCCAAGGAAATGA
- a CDS encoding ABC transporter ATP-binding protein, whose translation MKQDNLIEIRDLSVEFVSGDKTQRVVEGISFDIRKGETLALVGESGSGKSVTAHSILRLLPYPLASHPTGTIRYAGHDMLTASEKRLRAIRGNRIAMIFQEPMTSLNPLQSVEKQINEVLGLHKGLTGKAATERTLELLDMVGIPEPRKRLKALPHELSGGQRQRVMIAMALANEPELLIADEPTTALDVTVQLKILELLKELQRRLGMALLLISHDLNVVRQIANRVCVMQRGCIVEQASCEELFRSPQHPYTRELLSAEPTGGPADNLPGAPMLEVENLKVWFPIKKGFFKRTVDHVKAVDGIHFSLPKGQTLGIVGESGSGKSTLGLAILRLIGSDGDIRFQGKPLDSLTQQQVRPLRRQMQVVFQDPFGSLSPRMSVCDIVGEGLRIHKMGTAVEQESAVVEALKEVGLDPDARHRYPHEFSGGQRQRIAIARALVLKPALILLDEPTSALDRTVQRQVVELLRSLQAKYNLTYLFISHDLAVVKALSHQLMVVKQGQVVEQGAAQDIFAAPQHPYTQQLLEAAFLAPAAVD comes from the coding sequence ATGAAGCAGGACAATCTGATCGAAATCCGTGACCTGTCCGTCGAGTTCGTCAGCGGTGACAAAACGCAGCGCGTGGTCGAGGGCATCAGCTTCGACATTCGCAAGGGCGAGACCCTGGCGCTGGTTGGCGAGAGCGGTTCGGGAAAATCCGTCACCGCGCACTCGATCCTGCGCCTGCTGCCCTACCCGCTGGCCTCTCATCCGACGGGCACGATTCGTTACGCCGGCCACGACATGCTGACCGCAAGCGAAAAACGCTTGCGGGCGATTCGTGGCAATCGCATCGCGATGATCTTTCAGGAGCCGATGACCTCGCTGAATCCGCTGCAATCGGTCGAAAAGCAGATCAACGAAGTGCTCGGCCTGCACAAAGGCCTGACGGGCAAGGCAGCCACTGAGCGCACGCTGGAGTTGCTCGACATGGTTGGCATCCCCGAGCCGCGAAAGCGCCTTAAAGCATTGCCTCACGAGCTCTCTGGCGGGCAACGGCAACGGGTGATGATCGCCATGGCGCTGGCCAACGAGCCCGAACTGCTGATTGCGGATGAGCCGACCACCGCGCTGGACGTCACCGTGCAGCTGAAAATCCTCGAACTGCTCAAGGAATTACAACGCCGCCTGGGGATGGCATTGCTGTTGATCAGCCACGATTTGAACGTGGTTCGACAAATAGCCAACCGAGTATGTGTCATGCAGCGCGGTTGCATCGTCGAACAGGCATCGTGCGAAGAGCTGTTCCGTTCACCACAGCATCCTTACACCCGGGAATTGCTCAGCGCCGAGCCTACGGGCGGCCCTGCAGATAACCTTCCGGGCGCGCCCATGCTGGAGGTTGAAAACCTGAAAGTCTGGTTTCCGATCAAGAAGGGCTTTTTCAAACGCACCGTCGATCACGTCAAAGCGGTGGATGGCATTCACTTCAGCCTGCCAAAGGGTCAAACCCTTGGCATCGTGGGTGAGAGCGGTTCTGGCAAGTCGACACTGGGTCTGGCGATTCTCCGGCTGATCGGTAGCGACGGTGACATACGCTTTCAGGGCAAACCGCTAGACTCCCTGACGCAGCAGCAGGTCCGCCCGCTACGGCGACAGATGCAGGTGGTGTTTCAAGACCCGTTTGGCAGCCTGAGCCCGCGCATGTCGGTCTGCGACATCGTTGGCGAAGGCCTGCGCATCCACAAGATGGGCACGGCGGTGGAGCAGGAATCGGCGGTGGTCGAAGCGCTCAAGGAGGTCGGGCTGGATCCGGACGCCCGACACCGCTATCCACATGAGTTTTCCGGGGGGCAGCGGCAAAGAATCGCCATCGCACGGGCATTAGTGTTAAAACCGGCGCTGATTTTGCTGGACGAGCCGACTTCCGCGCTCGACCGCACCGTTCAGCGCCAAGTGGTGGAGCTGCTGCGTTCACTGCAAGCCAAGTACAATTTGACGTATTTGTTTATCAGCCATGATCTGGCGGTAGTCAAAGCGCTGAGCCACCAACTGATGGTGGTCAAGCAAGGCCAAGTGGTCGAACAGGGTGCAGCGCAAGATATCTTCGCCGCACCGCAACATCCTTATACACAGCAGCTGCTGGAAGCCGCCTTTTTGGCGCCGGCAGCTGTCGATTAA
- the fabI gene encoding enoyl-ACP reductase FabI translates to MGFLAGKRVLIVGVASKLSIASGIAAAMHREGAELAFTYQNEKLKGRVEEFAQGWGSNPELCFPCDVASDEEIAKVFEELSKKWDGLDVIVHSVGFAPGDQLDGDFTEATTREGFRIAHDISAYSFVALAKAGREMMKGRNGSLLTLSYLGAERTMPNYNVMGMAKASLEAGVRYLAGSLGPDGTRVNAVSAGPIRTLAASGIKNFRKMLAANEAQTPLRRNVTIDEVGNAGAFLCSDLASGISGEIMYVDGGFNTTAMGNLEE, encoded by the coding sequence ATGGGTTTTCTCGCCGGTAAGCGCGTCCTGATCGTCGGTGTCGCAAGCAAACTGTCCATCGCATCCGGCATCGCCGCCGCCATGCATCGCGAGGGCGCTGAGCTTGCCTTCACCTACCAGAATGAAAAACTCAAAGGCCGCGTCGAAGAGTTCGCGCAGGGCTGGGGCTCCAACCCTGAGCTGTGCTTCCCTTGCGACGTCGCCAGCGACGAAGAAATCGCCAAAGTCTTCGAAGAGCTGAGCAAAAAGTGGGACGGCCTGGACGTGATCGTTCACTCGGTCGGCTTTGCACCAGGCGATCAACTGGACGGCGACTTCACCGAAGCCACCACCCGTGAAGGCTTCCGCATCGCTCACGACATCAGCGCCTACAGCTTCGTGGCACTGGCCAAAGCCGGTCGCGAGATGATGAAAGGCCGCAATGGCAGCCTGTTGACCCTGTCTTACCTGGGTGCAGAACGCACCATGCCGAACTACAACGTGATGGGCATGGCAAAAGCCAGCCTGGAAGCGGGCGTACGTTACCTGGCAGGCAGCCTCGGCCCGGACGGTACTCGCGTCAACGCCGTTTCCGCCGGCCCGATCCGCACCCTCGCGGCCTCCGGCATCAAGAACTTCCGCAAAATGCTGGCAGCCAACGAAGCGCAGACACCTCTGCGTCGCAACGTCACCATCGACGAAGTCGGCAATGCCGGTGCATTCCTGTGCTCCGATCTGGCTTCGGGCATCAGCGGCGAGATCATGTACGTTGACGGCGGCTTCAACACCACCGCAATGGGCAATCTCGAAGAGTGA